From a single Candoia aspera isolate rCanAsp1 chromosome 2, rCanAsp1.hap2, whole genome shotgun sequence genomic region:
- the LOC134491972 gene encoding zinc finger protein 850-like — protein sequence MHKRTHTSEKPYQCSRCGKSFSKHATLVNHKRTHTGEKLYECPDCGKRFSQNSDLVIHQRIHTGEKPYQCLDCGKSFIRNSDLVIHQRTHTGVKPYECPDCGKRFSQNSHLVIHQRTHTGEKPYECPDCGKSFSQNCSLVIHQRTHTGEKPYECPDCGKSFSRKSNLVQHQRTHTGEKRYECPDCGKSFSQNSHLVIHQRTHRGEKPYECLDCGKSFSQNCSLVIHQRTHTGEKPYGCLDCGKSFSRNFNLVIHQRTHTGEKRYECPDCGKSFSQKSRLVIHQRTHTGEKPYECPDCGKSFSQNSHLVIHQGTHTGEKPYECPDCGKSFIRNSDLVMHQRTHTGEKPYECPDCGKCFSQKSRLVIHQRTHTGEKPYECPDCGKCFSRNSDLVIHQRTHTGEKPYECPDCGKSFSHNSSLVIHQRTHTGEKPYECPDCGKSFSLNSQLVRHQRTHTGENPYECPDCGKSFILNFHLVIHQRTHTGEKLYECRDCGKSFCFKSSLVIHQRTHTGEKPYECPDCGKSFIWNSELVIHQRIHTGEKPYECPDCGKSFGFKSSLVIHQRIHTGEKPYECLDCGKSFIRNSSLMQHQRTHTGEKPYECPDCGKNFSQSSHLVIHQRTHTGEKPYECPDCGKSYIRNSDLVIHQRTHTGEKPYECPDCGKSFSRNSSLVIHQRTHTGEKPYVCPDCEKSFIQNSSLVKHQRIHHRTHTGEKPYECLDCGKSFSLKSNLVIHQRTHIGKKPYECPDCGKSFSFKSSLLRHQRSHTGEELSECPDCGKSFSQNSNLVIHQRTHTGEKPYECPDCGKSFSTRSILINHVALHIGEKPFKCPDCGQCFTTSSSLSRHKKTHMRQKVMSVEEA from the exons ATGCACAAGAGGACCCACACCAGCGAGAAGCCCTACCAGTGTTCTCGATGCGGCAAAAGCTTTAGCAAGCACGCCACCCTGGTGAATCACAAGAGGACTCACACCGGggagaaactgtatgagtgtccagattgtgggaaaagattcagtcagaattccgacctggtgatacaccagaggattcacacaggagagaaaccatatcagtgtctggattgtgggaaaagtttcattcgaAATTCCGAtttggtgatacaccagaggactcacacaggagtgaaaccatatgagtgtccagattgtgggaaaagattcagtcagaattcccacctggtgatacaccagaggactcacacaggagagaaaccgtatgagtgtccagattgtgggaaaagtttcagtcagaattgcagcctggtgatacaccagaggactcacacaggagagaaaccatatgagtgtccagattgtgggaaaagttttagtcGGAAGTCCAACCTGGTGCAACACCAgagaactcacacaggagagaaacggtatgagtgtccagattgtgggaaaagtttcagtcagaattcccacctggtgatacaccagaggactcacaggggagagaaaccatatgagtgtctggattgtgggaaaagtttcagtcagaattgcagcctggtgatacaccagaggactcacacaggagagaaaccttatgggtgtctggattgtgggaaaagttttagtcGGAATTtcaacctggtgatacaccagaggactcacacaggagagaaacggtatgagtgtccagattgtgggaaaagtttcagtcagaaatccagactggtgatacaccagaggactcacacaggagagaaaccatatgagtgtccggattgtgggaaaagtttcagtcagaattcccacctggtgatacaccaggggactcacacaggagagaaaccgtacgagtgtccggattgtgggaaaagtttcattcggaattctgacctggtgatgcaccagaggactcacacaggagagaaaccgtacgagtgtccagattgtgggaaatgtttcagtcaGAAATCCAGattggtgatacaccagaggactcacacaggagagaaaccatatgagtgtccagattgtgggaaatgtttcagtcggaattccgacctggtgatacaccagaggactcatacaggagagaaaccgtatgagtgtccggattgcgggaagagtttcagtcacaattccagcctggtgatacaccagaggactcacacaggggagaaaccatatgagtgtccggattgcgGGAAAA GTTTCAGTCTGAATTCCCAGCTTGTGAGacatcagaggactcacacaggagagaatccatatgagtgtccggattgtgggaaaagtttcattctaAATttccacctggtgatacaccagaggactcacacaggagagaaactgtatgagtgtcgggattgtgggaaaagtttctgtttcaagtccagcctggtgatacaccagaggactcacacaggagagaaaccatatgagtgtccagactgtgggaaaagtttcatttggaattccgagctggtgatacaccagaggattcacactggggagaaaccgtatgagtgtccggattgtgggaaaagtttcggTTTCAAGtccagcctggtgatacaccagaggattcacacaggagagaaaccgtatgagtgtctggattgtgggaaaagtttcattcggaaTTCCTCCCTGAtgcaacaccagaggactcacacaggagagaaaccgtatgagtgtccggattgtgggaaaaattTCAGTCAGAGTTcacacctggtgatacaccagaggactcacacaggagagaaaccgtacgagtgtccggattgtgggaaaagttacATTCGGAATTCCgatctggtgatacaccagaggactcacacaggagagaaaccatacgagtgtccggattgtgggaaaagttttagtcggaattccagcctggtgatacaccagaggactcacacaggggagaaaccgtacgTATGTCCAGATTGTGAGAAAAGTTTCATTCAGAATTCCTCCCTGGTTAAACACCAGAGGATTCAccataggactcacacaggagagaaaccatatgagtgtctggattgtgggaaaagtttcagtttgaagtccaacctggtgatacaccagaggactcacataggaaagaaaccgtatgagtgtccggattgtgggaaaagttttagttTCAAGTCCAGCctgctgagacaccagaggaGTCACACAGGAGAGGAACTGTCTgaatgtccagattgtgggaaaagtttcagtcagaattccaacctggtgatacaccagaggactcacacaggagagaaaccatatgagtgtccagattgtgggaaaagtttcagtactaGGTCTATCCTGATAAATCATGTAGCTTTACACATTggagagaaaccattcaaatgcccagactgtggacAGTGCTTCACAACAAGTTCGTCCCTTAGCAGACACAAGAAAACACACATGAGGCAGAAGGTGATGAGTGTAGAGGAGGCTTGA
- the RGL2 gene encoding ral guanine nucleotide dissociation stimulator-like 2 isoform X1, with protein sequence MLTRSMRLLRDGDGAAAVTLSAFRSRSPDPEQPRQPGAEPAQVTSWEEGEDGVVYTVTARAPEGAAGSSCPAAAPSRALKAGSLPRLVRHLLEAPALGDTGYRPAFLATYRTFAEPPAVLGILLERLQAAAASDARSPREVEELRRALASLLCSWLDSYPQDFMGLEPRLREQVASWLHWAWGPGSGPEKSLPEASRGRDPPVAQDGWGEGAAPDGDPDPHYILGLQAEDIAAHLTAQDADLFLRLVPHECLGSAWSRRDKKGHEGDCPTVRATVAQFNLVANAVIFSCLWDTGLRATQRARLLEKWIRVAEECLVLRNLSSLYAVVSALQSTPLHRLKRTWEETSRDSAHCYEELSAICSEQDNYSQSRQLLFQEGCPGRGGAGAGAELPQRKHQRRLPDQRPLGVIPYLGTFLKDLVMLDAAAPARVQSSGYINFEKHRKEFEILTRLRLLQAKCCNYALAPDRALQQWLRRLTPLSEARSYQLSCAIEPPAEGAAPARPSKPTLVVTHCADLIASLGVSALLPWDSPGFPHTRPDLLGPSAASPTTPGAFQHSKWPSVSALDTSPPPSPGDVLAPLPATGGSFIRGHRRSASCGAVFPEGPEPGGTSPSDCRIIRVSMALQNGTLYKSILVTSQDKAPTVVAKVLEKHNQNQKVAPGYELVQLLPEGRELVFPPTANVFYAMNSFSVDFLLRPKGAPGEMAPPPPPPRTPAARERDVSATFPKIKATGRRIARALF encoded by the exons ATGCTGACCCGCTCGATGCGCCTTCTGCGGGACGGGGACGGGGCCGCCGCGGTGACGCTCAGCGCCTTCCGGAGCCGCAGCCCCGATCCCGAGCAGCCGCGCCAGCCGGGCGCTGAGCCG GCGCAGGTGACGTcgtgggaggagggggaggacggCGTCGTCTACACCGTGACCGCGCGGGCGCCGGAGGGCGCCGCGGGATCCAGCTGCCCCGCCGCCGCGCCGTCCCGGGCGCTGAAGGCCGGCTCGCTGCCCCGACTGGTGCGGCACCTGCTGGAGGCGCCGGCCCTGGGAGACACGGGCTACCGGCCGGCTTTCCTGGCCACCTACCGGACCTTCGCCGAGCCGCCGGCGGtgctggggatcctcctggagaG GCTCCAGGCAGCGGCCGCGTCAGATGCTCGCAGCCCCCGAGAGGTGGAGGAACTGCGCCG GGCCTTGGCCTCGCTGCTGTGCTCCTGGCTGGACAGCTACCCCCAGGACTTTATGGGGCTGGAGCCCCGCCTGCGAGAACAGGTGGCAAGCTGGCTGcactgggcctggggccccggcTCAGGGCCCGAGAAGAGCCTCCCAGAAGCCTCGAGGGGGAGAGACCCTCCTGTGGCCCAGgacgggtggggggagggggccgCCCCAGACGGGGACCCCGATCCCCACTACATCCTGGGACTCCAGGCGGAGGACATTGCTGCACATCTCACCGCACAGGATGCC GACCTCTTCCTGCGCCTCGTCCCCCACGAGTGCCTCGGCTCCGCCTGGTCTCGGCGCGACAAGAAGGGCCACGAAGGGGACTGCCCCACTGTCCGGGCCACCGTGGCCCAGTTCAACCTTGTGGCCAATGCGGTGATCTTTTCGTGCCTGTGGGACACGGGTCTGCGGGCCACCCAGCGAGCGCGGCTCCTGGAGAAGTGGATCCGTGTGGCAGAG GAATGCCTCGTGCTGCGCAACCTCTCCTCGCTCTATGCCGTGGTCTCCGCGCTGCAGTCCACGCCTTTGCACCGGCTCAAGCGGACCTGGGAGGAGACGtccag GGATTCTGCCCATTGCTATGAGGAACTCAGCGCCATTTGCTCGGAGCAGGATAACTACAGCCAAAGTCGGCAGCTCCTCTTCCAG GAAGGCTGCCCTGGACGAGGAGGGGCAGGGGCAGGAGCCGAGCTCCCCCAGCGCAAGCATCAGCGGAGGCTGCCGGATCAGCGCCCCTTG GGTGTGATCCCATACCTGGGCACCTTCCTCAAGGACCTGGTGATGCTGGACGCGGCTGCTCCTGCCCGGGTGCAG agCAGCGGATACATCAACTTCGAGAAGCACCGCAAG GAGTTCGAGATCCTCACCCGGCTGCGCCTCCTGCAGGCCAAGTGCTGCAACTACGCGTTGGCCCCCGACCGGGCCCTCCAGCAGTGGCTGCGGCGCCTGACCCCCCTCAGCGAGGCCCGGAG TTACCAGCTGTCTTGTGCCATCGAGCCCCCCGCCGAGGGAGCGGCCCCTGCCAGGCCCAGCAAGCCCACCTTGGTGGTCACCCACTGCGCAGA CTTGATCGCCTCGCTGGGAGTGAGTGCCCTGCTGCCCTGGGACTCTCCTGGTTTCCCCCACACCAGGCCTGACCTGCTGGGGCCATCGGCTGCCTCCCCCACCACCCCGGGGGCTTTCCAG CACAGCAAGTGGCCCTCCGTCTCAGCCCTGGACACGTCGCCCCCGCCCTCCCCTGGGGATGTCCTGGCCCCCCTCCCTGCCACTGGGGGCAGCTTCATCAGGGGCCACCGGCGCTCGGCCTCTTGCGGGGCCGTCTTCCCCGAGGGCCCTGAGCCAGGGGGCACCTCCCCCTCGGACTGCCGCATCATCCGGGTCAGCATGGCGCTGCAGAACGGCACCCTGTACAAGAGCATCCTG GTAACAAGCCAAGATAAGGCCCCCACCGTGGTGGCGAAGGTGCTGGAGAAGCACAACCAGAACCAGAAAGTGGCCCCCGGCTATGAGCTGGTGCAGCTGTTGCCAGAAGGCCGAG AGCTGGTCTTCCCCCCCACGGCAAACGTCTTCTACGCCATGAACAGCTTCAGCGTGGACTTCCTGCTCCGGCCCAAAGGGGCCCCGGGGGAGAtggcccccccgccccccccacccAGGACCCCCGCGGCCAGGGAGAGGGACGTCAGTGCGACCTTCCCCAAGATCAAAGCCACTGGCCGCAGGATCGCTCGGGCCCTCTTCTGA
- the RGL2 gene encoding ral guanine nucleotide dissociation stimulator-like 2 isoform X2, with product MLTRSMRLLRDGDGAAAVTLSAFRSRSPDPEQPRQPGAEPAQVTSWEEGEDGVVYTVTARAPEGAAGSSCPAAAPSRALKAGSLPRLVRHLLEAPALGDTGYRPAFLATYRTFAEPPAVLGILLERLQAAAASDARSPREVEELRRALASLLCSWLDSYPQDFMGLEPRLREQVASWLHWAWGPGSGPEKSLPEASRGRDPPVAQDGWGEGAAPDGDPDPHYILGLQAEDIAAHLTAQDADLFLRLVPHECLGSAWSRRDKKGHEGDCPTVRATVAQFNLVANAVIFSCLWDTGLRATQRARLLEKWIRVAEECLVLRNLSSLYAVVSALQSTPLHRLKRTWEETSSRDSAHCYEELSAICSEQDNYSQSRQLLFQEGCPGRGGAGAGAELPQRKHQRRLPDQRPLGVIPYLGTFLKDLVMLDAAAPARVQSSGYINFEKHRKEFEILTRLRLLQAKCCNYALAPDRALQQWLRRLTPLSEARSYQLSCAIEPPAEGAAPARPSKPTLVVTHCADLIASLGVSALLPWDSPGFPHTRPDLLGPSAASPTTPGAFQHSKWPSVSALDTSPPPSPGDVLAPLPATGGSFIRGHRRSASCGAVFPEGPEPGGTSPSDCRIIRVSMALQNGTLYKSILVTSQDKAPTVVAKVLEKHNQNQKVAPGYELVQLLPEGRELVFPPTANVFYAMNSFSVDFLLRPKGAPGEMAPPPPPPRTPAARERDVSATFPKIKATGRRIARALF from the exons ATGCTGACCCGCTCGATGCGCCTTCTGCGGGACGGGGACGGGGCCGCCGCGGTGACGCTCAGCGCCTTCCGGAGCCGCAGCCCCGATCCCGAGCAGCCGCGCCAGCCGGGCGCTGAGCCG GCGCAGGTGACGTcgtgggaggagggggaggacggCGTCGTCTACACCGTGACCGCGCGGGCGCCGGAGGGCGCCGCGGGATCCAGCTGCCCCGCCGCCGCGCCGTCCCGGGCGCTGAAGGCCGGCTCGCTGCCCCGACTGGTGCGGCACCTGCTGGAGGCGCCGGCCCTGGGAGACACGGGCTACCGGCCGGCTTTCCTGGCCACCTACCGGACCTTCGCCGAGCCGCCGGCGGtgctggggatcctcctggagaG GCTCCAGGCAGCGGCCGCGTCAGATGCTCGCAGCCCCCGAGAGGTGGAGGAACTGCGCCG GGCCTTGGCCTCGCTGCTGTGCTCCTGGCTGGACAGCTACCCCCAGGACTTTATGGGGCTGGAGCCCCGCCTGCGAGAACAGGTGGCAAGCTGGCTGcactgggcctggggccccggcTCAGGGCCCGAGAAGAGCCTCCCAGAAGCCTCGAGGGGGAGAGACCCTCCTGTGGCCCAGgacgggtggggggagggggccgCCCCAGACGGGGACCCCGATCCCCACTACATCCTGGGACTCCAGGCGGAGGACATTGCTGCACATCTCACCGCACAGGATGCC GACCTCTTCCTGCGCCTCGTCCCCCACGAGTGCCTCGGCTCCGCCTGGTCTCGGCGCGACAAGAAGGGCCACGAAGGGGACTGCCCCACTGTCCGGGCCACCGTGGCCCAGTTCAACCTTGTGGCCAATGCGGTGATCTTTTCGTGCCTGTGGGACACGGGTCTGCGGGCCACCCAGCGAGCGCGGCTCCTGGAGAAGTGGATCCGTGTGGCAGAG GAATGCCTCGTGCTGCGCAACCTCTCCTCGCTCTATGCCGTGGTCTCCGCGCTGCAGTCCACGCCTTTGCACCGGCTCAAGCGGACCTGGGAGGAGACGtccag CAGGGATTCTGCCCATTGCTATGAGGAACTCAGCGCCATTTGCTCGGAGCAGGATAACTACAGCCAAAGTCGGCAGCTCCTCTTCCAG GAAGGCTGCCCTGGACGAGGAGGGGCAGGGGCAGGAGCCGAGCTCCCCCAGCGCAAGCATCAGCGGAGGCTGCCGGATCAGCGCCCCTTG GGTGTGATCCCATACCTGGGCACCTTCCTCAAGGACCTGGTGATGCTGGACGCGGCTGCTCCTGCCCGGGTGCAG agCAGCGGATACATCAACTTCGAGAAGCACCGCAAG GAGTTCGAGATCCTCACCCGGCTGCGCCTCCTGCAGGCCAAGTGCTGCAACTACGCGTTGGCCCCCGACCGGGCCCTCCAGCAGTGGCTGCGGCGCCTGACCCCCCTCAGCGAGGCCCGGAG TTACCAGCTGTCTTGTGCCATCGAGCCCCCCGCCGAGGGAGCGGCCCCTGCCAGGCCCAGCAAGCCCACCTTGGTGGTCACCCACTGCGCAGA CTTGATCGCCTCGCTGGGAGTGAGTGCCCTGCTGCCCTGGGACTCTCCTGGTTTCCCCCACACCAGGCCTGACCTGCTGGGGCCATCGGCTGCCTCCCCCACCACCCCGGGGGCTTTCCAG CACAGCAAGTGGCCCTCCGTCTCAGCCCTGGACACGTCGCCCCCGCCCTCCCCTGGGGATGTCCTGGCCCCCCTCCCTGCCACTGGGGGCAGCTTCATCAGGGGCCACCGGCGCTCGGCCTCTTGCGGGGCCGTCTTCCCCGAGGGCCCTGAGCCAGGGGGCACCTCCCCCTCGGACTGCCGCATCATCCGGGTCAGCATGGCGCTGCAGAACGGCACCCTGTACAAGAGCATCCTG GTAACAAGCCAAGATAAGGCCCCCACCGTGGTGGCGAAGGTGCTGGAGAAGCACAACCAGAACCAGAAAGTGGCCCCCGGCTATGAGCTGGTGCAGCTGTTGCCAGAAGGCCGAG AGCTGGTCTTCCCCCCCACGGCAAACGTCTTCTACGCCATGAACAGCTTCAGCGTGGACTTCCTGCTCCGGCCCAAAGGGGCCCCGGGGGAGAtggcccccccgccccccccacccAGGACCCCCGCGGCCAGGGAGAGGGACGTCAGTGCGACCTTCCCCAAGATCAAAGCCACTGGCCGCAGGATCGCTCGGGCCCTCTTCTGA